The following coding sequences lie in one Pseudomonas syringae CC1557 genomic window:
- a CDS encoding acetolactate synthase large subunit, whose amino-acid sequence MNGAQLIVNAAAASGIEYCFANPGTTEIPLVAAMASAPALKPVLSLFEGVCTGAADGYGRIAGKPAMTLTHLGPGFANGIANLHNARRANTPIVNVIGDHASWHVNYDPPLASDIQALAGAVSGWVRTSRTASGIGEDLQEAVRAAWKAKGQIASLILPMDLQAHAVTHNGMFAPLRAPVRRFAGDRIETVAQALRDGKRLVFIVGDEGLSVTGLEAAGRLAQLPGVRLFAETFPRLSYRGGGLPDLDRLPYFPEVAIEILEQYDLVICAGVPEPISYFGYEGIPSRLAERERLMTLAEVGDDVSGALTALADVLNAPAHVPTPEGIELPPGQAELTPQSIGQVLAASLPDDSIVSVEGGTCGYPFFTASARAARHRVLTNTGGAIGQGIPVGFGAALAERGNSVFCLQSDGSAQYTIQTLWSIAREQLPVVILIAANHRYAILQNELRRFGMTEMDPQALRLTVLDSPRIDWKALAKGYGVPACTVQTNAELQRALANAKADRGPCLIEMAL is encoded by the coding sequence ATGAATGGTGCGCAACTGATAGTGAATGCGGCAGCGGCAAGCGGTATCGAGTACTGCTTCGCCAACCCCGGGACCACCGAGATTCCTCTGGTGGCCGCCATGGCCAGCGCACCTGCTCTCAAGCCCGTGTTATCGCTGTTCGAAGGGGTCTGCACGGGCGCCGCTGACGGCTATGGCCGGATCGCCGGAAAGCCGGCAATGACCCTGACCCACTTGGGCCCTGGCTTTGCCAACGGCATCGCCAACCTGCATAACGCACGTCGGGCCAATACGCCGATCGTCAACGTCATCGGCGATCATGCCTCCTGGCATGTCAACTACGATCCGCCCTTGGCCAGCGACATCCAGGCCCTGGCCGGTGCTGTCTCGGGCTGGGTGCGCACCTCGCGCACCGCGTCGGGTATCGGTGAGGATTTGCAGGAAGCTGTGCGTGCGGCGTGGAAAGCCAAAGGCCAGATCGCCAGTTTGATTCTGCCCATGGATCTGCAGGCTCACGCAGTGACGCACAACGGTATGTTCGCCCCACTGCGCGCACCGGTTCGCCGGTTTGCCGGGGACCGGATCGAAACCGTGGCGCAGGCATTGCGTGACGGCAAGCGGCTGGTGTTCATCGTCGGCGATGAAGGCTTGTCGGTCACGGGCCTGGAAGCGGCGGGGCGCCTGGCGCAACTGCCCGGCGTGCGCCTGTTTGCCGAGACCTTTCCGCGCCTGAGCTACCGTGGGGGTGGTTTGCCAGACTTGGACCGCCTGCCGTATTTCCCGGAAGTGGCGATTGAAATTCTTGAGCAGTACGACCTGGTCATTTGTGCAGGCGTACCCGAGCCCATCAGTTACTTTGGCTACGAAGGCATCCCGTCGCGCCTCGCCGAACGTGAACGCCTGATGACGCTCGCCGAAGTCGGTGACGACGTTTCCGGCGCGCTGACGGCGTTGGCCGATGTCCTGAATGCACCGGCCCATGTGCCAACCCCGGAAGGTATCGAACTGCCGCCTGGCCAAGCCGAGCTCACACCACAGTCGATCGGCCAAGTGCTGGCTGCGTCACTGCCCGACGACAGCATTGTCTCGGTTGAGGGTGGCACCTGTGGCTATCCCTTCTTTACTGCCTCCGCTCGCGCCGCGCGGCATCGGGTATTGACCAATACCGGTGGCGCGATTGGCCAGGGGATTCCGGTGGGGTTCGGTGCCGCCTTGGCGGAACGCGGCAATAGCGTGTTCTGCCTGCAATCGGACGGCAGTGCCCAGTACACCATCCAGACTCTGTGGAGCATCGCCCGCGAGCAACTGCCGGTGGTGATCCTGATTGCCGCCAACCATCGCTATGCGATTTTGCAGAACGAGCTGCGCCGTTTCGGCATGACAGAAATGGACCCGCAAGCCCTGCGCCTGACCGTGCTCGACAGTCCGCGTATTGACTGGAAAGCCCTCGCCAAAGGCTACGGGGTGCCGGCCTGTACGGTACAGACCAATGCCGAACTGCAACGGGCGCTGGCCAATGCCAAGGCCGACCGTGGTCCTTGCCTGATCGAAATGGCGCTGTGA
- a CDS encoding IclR family transcriptional regulator, protein MSSLSRLLSILDLFGPQMLKIEPDTIAERMGLSRATVYRYVKDLCDAGMLTRVDAGSYSLGPRVIELDWMMRQYDPILIAGRELMHELSAQTGLAVFASVFYDGRIINTYIAEPTDTYHFAFGRGQPLPFFRGAQSKVLIAFQKGRRLQRLFEEHMANDPDSPYDWAGFSKAAKKIRKDGYCLTHDELNLGLTGIAAPIIQAHLDEVVGSLSAVGSSQSFKLLRQETVIEMVMDTTRRIAENMRNPPSSITP, encoded by the coding sequence ATGAGCAGCCTGAGCAGATTGCTGAGCATCCTGGACCTGTTCGGTCCACAAATGCTGAAGATCGAACCCGACACCATTGCCGAGCGCATGGGCTTGTCACGGGCCACCGTGTACCGCTACGTCAAGGACTTGTGTGACGCAGGCATGCTCACCCGAGTGGACGCTGGCAGTTACAGCCTGGGGCCTCGTGTGATCGAGCTGGACTGGATGATGCGTCAGTACGACCCGATCCTCATCGCCGGACGCGAGCTGATGCACGAGCTGTCCGCGCAAACGGGCCTGGCAGTGTTCGCCAGCGTGTTTTACGACGGACGCATCATTAACACCTACATCGCCGAACCCACAGATACCTATCACTTTGCGTTCGGGCGCGGGCAGCCGTTGCCGTTTTTTCGCGGGGCGCAATCGAAGGTCCTGATCGCCTTTCAGAAAGGCCGCCGCCTGCAGCGCTTGTTCGAAGAACACATGGCCAACGACCCGGACAGCCCGTATGACTGGGCCGGTTTCTCCAAGGCCGCGAAAAAAATCCGCAAGGATGGTTACTGCCTGACCCACGACGAACTCAATTTAGGCCTGACCGGTATCGCTGCACCGATCATCCAGGCACACCTCGACGAGGTGGTCGGCAGCCTGTCCGCCGTCGGCAGCAGTCAAAGCTTCAAGTTGCTGCGCCAGGAAACCGTGATCGAAATGGTCATGGATACCACGCGGCGCATTGCCGAAAACATGCGCAACCCGCCGAGCAGCATCACGCCCTAG
- a CDS encoding aldehyde dehydrogenase family protein, with the protein MHNYKMLIDGAQVAGEEGRFDVINPATGMAFARCPAGSLGQLDQAVSAAQAAFKSWRHSSHPDRCERLMAIAADIEQEAESLARLIVLEQGKPLQLAFSEVMGAAAWTRYAAGQEIAVELVEETPTQRIELHRKPLGVVASITPWNWPFMIAVWHIMPALRAGNCVISKPSSLTPLSTLGLVAIIARHVPHGVINCVTGERGFGSAITSHPGIQKIVFTGSTATGQSVMRGAASNLKRLTLELGGNDAAIVLPGTPVEGVAEEIFQAAFLNMGQTCAALKRLYIHESQYQAFADALTHIAARQVVGDGLDAAVTFGPVQNLEQLELVEALVDDARAHGARVLCGGARLKQPGFFYPPTLVADVTDGHRLVDEEQFGPVLPLIAYRDVEDVLQRANAGDMGLGGSVWGPDVEQARTLASRLESGVAWVNCHAQIQPNTPFGGSKMSGFGVEFGLEGLLEFTGQQLLFVRKQAVEEGV; encoded by the coding sequence ATGCACAACTACAAGATGCTCATCGATGGGGCTCAGGTGGCCGGCGAAGAAGGCCGGTTTGATGTGATCAACCCGGCCACAGGTATGGCATTTGCCCGCTGCCCGGCTGGGTCACTGGGGCAACTCGACCAGGCAGTCAGCGCCGCGCAGGCGGCTTTCAAAAGCTGGCGCCACAGTAGTCATCCTGACCGTTGCGAGCGTTTGATGGCGATTGCGGCAGATATCGAGCAAGAGGCAGAGTCACTGGCTCGCCTGATTGTGCTGGAGCAAGGCAAGCCGCTGCAGCTGGCGTTTTCAGAGGTCATGGGCGCCGCCGCTTGGACGCGCTACGCGGCCGGGCAGGAGATTGCGGTGGAACTGGTGGAAGAAACCCCCACCCAGCGCATTGAGCTGCACCGCAAACCCTTGGGCGTTGTGGCGTCGATCACCCCCTGGAACTGGCCGTTCATGATTGCTGTATGGCACATCATGCCGGCGCTGCGTGCGGGCAACTGTGTGATCAGCAAACCGTCAAGCCTGACGCCGCTGAGCACCTTGGGCCTGGTGGCAATTATTGCCCGCCATGTCCCCCACGGTGTGATCAATTGCGTGACCGGCGAGCGGGGCTTCGGCAGTGCGATTACCTCGCACCCAGGAATTCAGAAGATCGTCTTCACCGGCTCCACCGCCACCGGACAAAGCGTAATGCGCGGCGCCGCCAGCAACCTCAAGCGCCTGACCCTGGAGTTGGGCGGCAACGACGCCGCCATCGTATTGCCGGGAACCCCCGTGGAGGGAGTGGCCGAGGAGATCTTCCAGGCGGCCTTTCTCAATATGGGCCAGACCTGTGCTGCGCTCAAACGCCTGTACATTCACGAATCGCAGTACCAGGCCTTTGCTGACGCGCTGACGCACATTGCTGCGCGCCAAGTGGTAGGTGATGGCCTGGACGCCGCCGTGACCTTCGGACCAGTGCAAAACCTTGAGCAACTTGAACTGGTGGAGGCACTGGTCGACGACGCACGCGCACACGGTGCACGCGTGTTATGTGGCGGTGCGCGCCTGAAACAACCAGGTTTTTTCTATCCGCCGACACTGGTTGCGGACGTGACCGACGGCCATCGCCTGGTCGACGAAGAACAATTCGGTCCGGTGTTGCCGTTGATTGCCTACCGGGATGTCGAGGATGTCCTGCAGCGCGCCAATGCCGGTGATATGGGGCTCGGCGGCTCGGTCTGGGGGCCGGATGTCGAGCAGGCCCGAACCTTGGCCAGCCGCCTGGAGAGTGGTGTGGCGTGGGTCAATTGTCACGCACAGATCCAGCCGAACACACCGTTTGGCGGCAGCAAGATGTCGGGTTTTGGTGTCGAGTTCGGTCTTGAGGGGCTGTTGGAGTTCACAGGTCAGCAACTGCTGTTTGTCCGCAAGCAGGCTGTCGAAGAAGGAGTTTGA
- a CDS encoding APC family permease: MSVSIPVNSSTELKRGALGVGFIIFFVISAASPLSVIAGGFPIGIMLGNGAGTPTLLILALLVLLAFSVGYTTLSRQVTNAGGFYAFTSLGLGGLVGGAAGVLAMFAYNILQVGLYGMFGGVVSGTMEAAFGLVLPWWSYSLMAMASIAFLGYRKIDLSARVLSVVVIAEYLAILVLDFAILKSGGDSGINLDSFTSSHVFSGTPSIGLLFCFAAFIGFEATTIYGEEAKDPKRSIPIATYCSVLLIGGFYALSVWSMVVGVGSDKIVPLLQSLQDPTTFIYGMSDHFVGPQLTQVIRVLFMVSIYAGLLAFHNAAARYFYAIGRDGLLHSLLGTTHRVHQSPHMGSALQSLIAAVVVLIFAAMDADPILQLFAWLSNLATLCVILLMALTSLAVLMFFRRHPELQVGVWRGQIFPGFSCLALWAVLVLAVVHFDVLTGASQLLSYSLCAIIPAALIIGMVLAARLRKISPQRYLALGSHKL; the protein is encoded by the coding sequence ATGAGTGTATCTATCCCGGTCAACAGCTCCACGGAGCTCAAGCGTGGTGCCCTGGGTGTGGGCTTCATTATATTTTTCGTGATATCGGCGGCGAGCCCGCTGAGTGTGATCGCTGGCGGCTTCCCCATAGGCATCATGCTGGGCAACGGGGCGGGCACTCCGACCTTGCTGATACTCGCCTTGCTGGTGCTGCTGGCGTTCTCGGTGGGCTACACCACCCTGTCGCGCCAGGTGACCAATGCCGGCGGCTTTTACGCGTTCACTTCCCTTGGCCTGGGTGGCCTGGTGGGCGGTGCCGCTGGGGTACTGGCGATGTTTGCCTATAACATTCTGCAGGTTGGGTTGTACGGGATGTTCGGTGGGGTGGTCAGTGGCACCATGGAAGCCGCCTTCGGCCTGGTGCTGCCGTGGTGGTCCTACTCGCTGATGGCGATGGCAAGCATCGCATTCCTGGGTTATCGCAAGATCGACCTGTCGGCGCGGGTGCTGTCGGTGGTGGTGATCGCCGAGTACTTGGCGATCCTGGTCCTGGACTTCGCGATTCTCAAGTCCGGCGGCGACAGCGGTATCAACCTTGACTCGTTCACCAGCAGCCATGTGTTCAGTGGCACCCCTTCAATCGGCTTGCTGTTCTGTTTCGCCGCCTTTATCGGCTTCGAGGCAACGACCATCTACGGTGAAGAGGCCAAGGATCCCAAACGCAGTATCCCGATTGCCACCTACTGTTCGGTGCTGCTGATCGGTGGTTTCTACGCGCTGTCGGTATGGTCGATGGTGGTGGGGGTGGGTTCGGACAAGATCGTACCGCTGCTGCAGTCCTTACAGGACCCGACCACGTTTATCTATGGCATGTCCGACCACTTTGTCGGTCCGCAACTGACCCAGGTTATCCGCGTGTTGTTCATGGTCAGTATCTATGCCGGGCTGTTGGCGTTTCACAACGCGGCAGCGCGTTACTTCTACGCCATCGGCCGCGACGGCCTGTTGCACAGCCTGTTGGGCACCACCCATCGCGTGCACCAGAGTCCGCATATGGGCTCGGCGTTGCAGAGTTTGATCGCGGCCGTCGTGGTGCTGATTTTTGCCGCCATGGACGCTGATCCGATCCTGCAACTGTTTGCCTGGCTGTCCAACCTGGCCACGCTGTGCGTGATCCTGTTGATGGCGCTGACCTCGCTTGCGGTGCTGATGTTCTTCCGACGCCACCCGGAGCTCCAGGTCGGGGTCTGGCGCGGGCAGATCTTTCCGGGTTTTTCGTGCCTGGCGCTATGGGCGGTGCTGGTCCTGGCGGTGGTGCATTTCGACGTGCTGACCGGTGCCAGCCAACTGCTGTCCTATAGCCTGTGCGCGATTATTCCGGCCGCCTTGATCATCGGCATGGTGCTCGCCGCGCGACTGCGCAAAATCTCGCCGCAACGGTACCTGGCCTTGGGCAGCCATAAGCTTTAA
- a CDS encoding MFS transporter, with protein MIFPRRWLILAIISSALLLIVIDMTVLYTALPTLTRELNASASEKLWIVNIYALIAAGLLLGMGTLGDRLGHKRLFIGGLGVFGLFSLIAAFSPSAAVLIGARGFLAVGAAMMMPATLAIVRVTFIDPREQTMAFGIWASVASGGAALGPVVGGLLLEHFWWGSVFLINVPIVLVALILGALLIPSHPGDISKRWDWLGSLQVMIGLISVAYAVKELGKRTPFFEGMLIAMVLGALFLMLFIRRQRRATQPMLDLALFKATGFRNAVISAVVSAAALMGMELVFSQRLQLVLGLSPLEAALFILPLPLGSFISGPLAGYYLPRLGNQRMLFWTLLLSAASMLAYLLLYDAAMYLQLIVLALLGFTIGAALTASSSTIMLSVPVNQAGMAASIEEVSFELGGAMGVTLAGSLLSAIYTYSAGVVIPSWLTRDPATFDSLDDALVVAETLSPEGAAMLHAFARSAFDAGFVAVLSVSAALLLTVALLVTLSKPPRAPL; from the coding sequence ATGATTTTTCCACGCCGCTGGCTGATCCTCGCGATCATTTCCAGCGCCTTGCTGCTCATCGTCATCGACATGACGGTGCTGTACACCGCTCTGCCCACGCTGACCCGAGAGCTGAACGCCTCGGCCTCGGAAAAACTCTGGATCGTTAACATCTATGCGCTGATCGCCGCCGGCCTGCTGCTGGGCATGGGTACCCTGGGTGACCGGCTCGGACACAAACGCCTGTTCATCGGCGGGCTCGGCGTGTTTGGCCTGTTCTCGCTGATTGCGGCGTTCTCACCCTCCGCCGCCGTATTGATTGGCGCACGCGGTTTCCTGGCGGTCGGCGCGGCGATGATGATGCCCGCCACGCTGGCAATCGTGCGGGTGACCTTCATCGATCCGCGCGAGCAGACCATGGCATTCGGTATATGGGCCTCGGTGGCTTCAGGAGGTGCGGCGCTCGGTCCAGTGGTGGGCGGCCTGTTGCTGGAGCATTTTTGGTGGGGCTCGGTATTTTTGATCAACGTGCCGATTGTGCTGGTGGCGTTGATCCTTGGCGCCCTCTTGATCCCGAGTCACCCGGGGGATATTAGTAAACGCTGGGACTGGCTGGGATCGCTGCAGGTGATGATCGGCTTGATCAGCGTCGCGTATGCGGTCAAGGAACTCGGCAAGCGCACGCCCTTCTTCGAAGGCATGCTGATCGCAATGGTGCTGGGCGCGCTGTTCCTGATGCTGTTTATTCGCCGCCAACGTCGCGCCACTCAGCCGATGCTCGACCTGGCGCTGTTCAAGGCAACGGGGTTCAGAAATGCGGTCATCTCGGCCGTGGTGTCCGCCGCTGCGTTGATGGGCATGGAGCTGGTGTTCAGTCAACGCCTGCAACTGGTGCTTGGCTTGTCGCCGTTGGAAGCGGCACTGTTCATCCTGCCGCTGCCGCTGGGCTCGTTTATCTCTGGGCCGCTGGCCGGCTACTACCTGCCTCGCCTGGGGAACCAGCGGATGCTGTTCTGGACCCTGTTGCTATCAGCTGCGTCGATGCTGGCCTACCTGCTACTGTATGACGCTGCGATGTACCTGCAACTGATCGTCCTTGCGCTGCTGGGTTTTACCATTGGCGCAGCACTGACGGCGTCGTCCAGCACCATCATGCTCAGCGTACCCGTCAACCAGGCTGGCATGGCCGCCTCCATCGAGGAAGTGTCATTTGAACTGGGCGGTGCGATGGGGGTGACCCTCGCGGGCAGCCTGTTATCGGCGATTTATACGTATTCGGCGGGCGTGGTGATTCCATCCTGGCTGACCCGCGACCCTGCGACATTCGACAGTCTTGATGACGCGCTGGTCGTCGCTGAAACGTTGTCTCCAGAAGGCGCCGCCATGCTGCACGCATTCGCCCGCTCGGCGTTTGATGCCGGCTTTGTCGCGGTGCTGTCGGTGTCGGCGGCACTGCTTTTGACCGTAGCGCTGCTGGTCACGCTGAGCAAGCCACCCCGCGCGCCCCTGTAG
- a CDS encoding helix-turn-helix domain-containing protein, which yields MKNQTISHFRDVHIHAATIQQWNQDYSQLTAGCAESSLMQLTTTGCHVFLEQINQRVVQNGVAPRGKMCFAVPINVPGSIRMQGREVDDSSLFFLHGGEEFMFHMPMGMKLLSITFERELFEQAMEQTASAKELNRLLRQPVIRVSPQRFAQARRRLLALFSQALMHENFDSTPDREVALEQTMLGELLQLMTDPACDKHQRTSSSTRSFIVEKCHRLTTAEMIDVPSVIGLCERLQVSRRTLQNSFRSVAETTPLNYLRSVRLNGVRRTLMSTRPCELTIGDAAAQFGFYHLSHFAAEYQELFAELPSHTARAAIAGYARA from the coding sequence ATGAAAAACCAGACGATCAGCCATTTTCGAGACGTCCACATCCATGCGGCCACTATCCAGCAGTGGAACCAGGACTACAGCCAGTTAACCGCCGGCTGCGCCGAGAGTTCGCTGATGCAACTGACGACGACCGGTTGTCACGTGTTTCTCGAACAGATCAATCAGCGAGTGGTACAGAACGGCGTCGCGCCTCGCGGCAAGATGTGCTTTGCCGTGCCGATCAACGTCCCGGGTTCGATTCGCATGCAGGGGCGCGAGGTGGATGACAGCAGCCTGTTCTTTCTCCACGGCGGCGAGGAGTTCATGTTCCATATGCCGATGGGCATGAAACTGCTCTCAATCACCTTCGAGCGTGAATTGTTCGAACAGGCAATGGAGCAAACGGCGTCGGCGAAGGAACTCAACCGGTTGCTGCGCCAGCCGGTAATCAGGGTTTCCCCTCAACGATTCGCACAGGCTCGGCGCCGATTGCTGGCGCTTTTCTCCCAGGCACTGATGCATGAAAATTTCGACAGCACGCCGGATCGTGAGGTAGCGCTGGAGCAGACGATGCTCGGCGAGCTGTTGCAACTGATGACCGACCCCGCCTGTGACAAACACCAGCGAACCTCCAGCTCCACGCGCAGTTTCATTGTCGAGAAATGCCACCGCCTGACCACCGCAGAAATGATCGACGTGCCCAGCGTGATCGGCCTGTGCGAGCGTCTTCAGGTGAGTCGCCGGACGCTGCAGAACAGCTTCCGCTCGGTGGCCGAGACCACTCCGCTGAATTATCTGCGCTCTGTAAGGCTCAACGGTGTACGCCGCACCTTGATGTCCACCCGTCCCTGCGAGCTGACAATTGGTGATGCCGCCGCCCAGTTTGGCTTCTATCACCTGAGCCATTTCGCAGCGGAGTATCAGGAGCTGTTCGCAGAGCTGCCGTCCCATACCGCCCGCGCAGCCATCGCCGGTTACGCGCGCGCCTGA